A genomic region of Mycolicibacterium poriferae contains the following coding sequences:
- a CDS encoding DUF1206 domain-containing protein — protein MSFKGAVNRATGSRTVEVIARSGYPVNGVLHLLIAYIIVRIAFGFRGEADQTGALATLADQRGGESSLWIVAAGLLALAMWRLAETVIGLHPGEHSHAHLRESPLVNRLKAFGLALLYLGLSFTAAQFALGVGRQGSERAVGLSARLMRTEGGNLVLVVVGAVIAAIGAYLVYKGAMKKFLRDLTVRGGLLITVLGMCGHIGEGIVLFAAGASVIGAPFLRDPSKAAGLDAAVKTVGHTQFGRTLLLFAAVGFAAYGLYSFALTRYSRM, from the coding sequence ATGAGTTTCAAGGGGGCGGTGAACCGGGCGACGGGCAGCCGCACGGTAGAGGTCATCGCGCGGTCCGGCTACCCCGTCAACGGGGTGCTGCATCTTTTGATCGCCTACATCATCGTGCGCATCGCGTTCGGCTTCCGCGGCGAAGCCGACCAGACCGGCGCCCTGGCGACGCTGGCCGATCAGCGCGGTGGGGAGTCGTCGCTGTGGATCGTCGCGGCGGGGCTGCTGGCGCTGGCGATGTGGCGGCTGGCCGAGACGGTGATCGGGCTGCACCCGGGTGAGCACAGCCATGCGCATCTGCGGGAGTCGCCGCTTGTCAACCGGCTCAAGGCCTTTGGTCTGGCGCTGCTGTATCTGGGTCTGTCGTTCACCGCGGCGCAGTTCGCGCTGGGGGTGGGCCGGCAGGGCAGCGAGCGGGCGGTGGGCCTGAGCGCGCGATTGATGCGGACCGAGGGCGGCAATCTCGTGCTGGTGGTTGTCGGCGCGGTGATCGCTGCCATCGGCGCCTACCTGGTCTACAAGGGCGCGATGAAGAAGTTCCTGCGTGATCTCACCGTGCGCGGAGGACTGCTGATCACCGTGCTGGGTATGTGCGGGCACATCGGGGAGGGGATCGTGCTGTTCGCCGCCGGGGCCTCGGTCATCGGGGCGCCGTTCCTGCGGGATCCGAGTAAGGCCGCCGGGTTGGACGCTGCGGTCAAGACCGTCGGGCACACCCAGTTTGGCAGAACACTGTTGCTGTTCGCCGCGGTGGGGTTCGCCGCCTACGGGCTGTACAGCTTCGCGCTGACCCGCTACTCGCGCATGTAG
- a CDS encoding EspA/EspE family type VII secretion system effector, which produces MSTQELVRGVALALSYADRRGGVSSVSLLGEALDLLRKYGDVVGIDWEKGPSIIDRTTPNLSVISEVSELSEFASSPILAAAQLTIYGMKATTGSGEPEDGKAFEKSADLYEEAGNLLIDAAPVPDRWNGTGSETYKNKNGTHRHFVLEVAAADNEMRQALNGLAAHVTQTRKELQDVIDFLTDYDTSTSWLNFVPGGAAIKAAGDAGVAATQLGVAQASIAKLVGESVSVARSMQTPLGRYGDAAKQDILDAAGEFGCGEPFGDERRTGQLPRRTDPEESFELPEPPPVVYPPATPYESPRPR; this is translated from the coding sequence GTGTCGACGCAGGAATTGGTGCGCGGAGTGGCTCTGGCGCTGTCTTATGCTGATCGCCGAGGGGGTGTGTCCAGCGTGAGTCTGCTCGGGGAAGCGCTCGATTTGCTGCGCAAATACGGCGACGTCGTCGGCATCGACTGGGAGAAAGGGCCCAGCATCATCGACCGGACCACACCGAACCTGTCCGTGATCAGCGAGGTCAGCGAGCTCTCCGAGTTCGCCAGTTCGCCGATTCTCGCGGCCGCTCAGCTGACCATCTACGGCATGAAAGCGACGACGGGCTCCGGGGAGCCGGAAGACGGCAAGGCGTTCGAGAAGTCCGCGGATCTCTACGAGGAGGCCGGGAACCTGTTGATCGATGCGGCACCGGTACCGGACCGGTGGAACGGCACCGGCTCGGAGACCTATAAGAACAAGAACGGAACCCACCGTCACTTCGTTCTCGAGGTTGCCGCGGCCGACAACGAGATGCGACAGGCCTTGAACGGGCTGGCGGCCCACGTTACGCAGACGCGGAAGGAGCTTCAGGACGTCATTGACTTTCTGACCGACTACGACACGTCGACGTCATGGCTCAACTTCGTACCCGGTGGCGCCGCCATCAAAGCGGCCGGCGACGCAGGCGTGGCGGCGACACAGCTCGGAGTGGCGCAAGCATCCATCGCGAAGTTGGTGGGCGAATCGGTATCGGTCGCGCGCAGCATGCAGACGCCGCTGGGCAGATACGGAGATGCCGCCAAGCAAGACATTCTCGATGCTGCAGGAGAGTTTGGCTGTGGTGAGCCGTTCGGTGACGAACGCAGAACCGGACAACTCCCCAGGCGGACCGATCCAGAGGAGAGTTTCGAGCTTCCCGAGCCTCCTCCGGTCGTCTATCCGCCGGCTACACCGTACGAATCACCGCGACCTCGATGA
- a CDS encoding ESX-1 secretion-associated protein → MSDLTDNLRVLTEHVDELAAKQTTAAGELKVAGETVNDVTSSVWATHGVVCAASNMAVSSIEAARDAADAKLWRISHDLSERLRTASANYKDSDWVAGEAIDNSCKA, encoded by the coding sequence ATGTCGGATCTAACAGACAATCTCAGAGTTCTGACCGAGCACGTTGACGAACTTGCAGCGAAGCAGACGACCGCTGCCGGAGAGTTGAAGGTCGCGGGCGAAACGGTCAACGACGTCACGTCCAGCGTGTGGGCAACCCATGGTGTTGTGTGCGCCGCCAGCAACATGGCTGTCAGTTCGATCGAAGCTGCCCGGGATGCCGCCGACGCGAAGCTCTGGCGCATATCCCACGATCTGTCCGAACGCTTGCGGACGGCGTCGGCGAACTACAAAGACAGCGACTGGGTAGCCGGCGAAGCAATCGACAACTCGTGCAAGGCGTGA
- a CDS encoding SDR family oxidoreductase: MTRKATVDVPDLTGNLAVVTGASDGVGLGLAGRLAAAGAEVIMPVRNPDKGQRAVEQIRAAVPDAQLHLRALDLASLQSVADLSGQLLAEGRPINLLINNAGVMDPPRRQTTVDGFELQWGTNHLGHFAFTARLMPLLSAGNARVTTQSSIAARGNAINWDDLNFEKSWTSMKAYSQSKIASLMFGLELDRRSQTAGWGITSNVSHPGVTATNLLAAQPHMGRTKDTLNVRVIRILARIGVGPQTVDQGLLPALYAATHPDAEGGKFYGPSGFQHLRGAPAEQEVYRPARSVADAARLWSVSEQLVGLQFAQR; this comes from the coding sequence ATGACACGCAAAGCCACAGTGGATGTACCCGACCTGACCGGGAACCTGGCCGTGGTCACCGGAGCAAGCGACGGCGTCGGCCTCGGTCTGGCGGGGCGGCTCGCCGCCGCCGGAGCCGAAGTCATCATGCCGGTGCGCAACCCCGACAAGGGCCAACGGGCCGTCGAGCAGATCCGGGCCGCGGTGCCCGACGCGCAGCTGCACCTGCGGGCGCTGGATCTGGCGTCGCTGCAGTCGGTGGCTGACCTCTCCGGGCAGCTGCTGGCCGAGGGACGGCCGATCAACCTTCTGATCAACAATGCCGGGGTGATGGACCCGCCGCGCCGGCAGACCACCGTCGACGGATTCGAACTGCAGTGGGGCACGAACCATCTCGGTCACTTCGCGTTCACGGCGCGGTTGATGCCGCTGCTGAGCGCGGGCAACGCCCGGGTGACGACGCAGTCGAGCATCGCCGCCCGCGGCAACGCCATCAACTGGGACGACCTGAACTTCGAGAAGTCCTGGACGTCGATGAAGGCCTACAGTCAGTCCAAGATCGCCAGCTTGATGTTCGGGCTGGAACTGGACCGTCGCAGCCAGACCGCCGGCTGGGGCATCACCAGCAACGTCTCCCATCCCGGGGTGACCGCCACCAACCTCCTGGCCGCGCAACCGCACATGGGCCGCACCAAAGACACCCTCAACGTCCGGGTGATCAGGATTCTGGCCCGGATCGGCGTCGGACCACAGACCGTCGACCAAGGCCTGCTGCCCGCTTTGTACGCCGCCACCCATCCCGACGCCGAAGGCGGCAAGTTCTACGGACCCAGCGGATTCCAACATCTACGAGGTGCCCCCGCCGAGCAGGAGGTGTACCGCCCGGCGCGTTCGGTCGCTGACGCGGCCCGGCTGTGGAGTGTCTCCGAGCAGCTCGTCGGCCTGCAGTTTGCGCAGCGCTGA
- a CDS encoding MmyB family transcriptional regulator produces MADHARVAELLRDRRQVLQPEDVGLPRGRRRRTSGLRRDEVAALCSISTVHYARLERRCGPRPSPATLASLARELRFTRATRDELFSAAGYDDGPMHVCPGVMHMLGRLTDVAALAVDPLGEVLAQTPPARALFGDHPARTGWSRSGYFRWFTDPAARQHYPADEQPLISAEIVADLQRQHGSAAAALVQQLRGLDEFDELWRQPGDIAPARRARVVCPHVGVVDLDREVLTADGGLRVVLYLARPGSDSESRLALASVLGQQRLG; encoded by the coding sequence ATGGCCGACCACGCCCGGGTAGCGGAGCTGCTACGCGACCGCCGCCAGGTGCTACAACCCGAAGATGTGGGGCTGCCGCGGGGACGGCGCCGGCGCACGTCCGGATTGCGCCGCGACGAGGTCGCCGCGCTGTGTTCGATCTCGACCGTCCACTATGCGCGGCTGGAACGTCGATGCGGGCCACGCCCGTCTCCGGCGACACTGGCCAGCCTGGCCCGCGAGCTGCGATTCACCCGTGCGACGCGTGATGAACTGTTCAGCGCGGCCGGATACGACGACGGGCCCATGCACGTATGCCCGGGAGTGATGCACATGCTGGGTCGGCTCACCGACGTCGCCGCCCTCGCGGTGGATCCGCTCGGCGAGGTGCTGGCTCAGACTCCGCCGGCCCGAGCGCTGTTCGGCGACCACCCCGCCCGCACCGGCTGGTCGCGCAGCGGCTACTTCAGGTGGTTCACCGACCCGGCCGCGCGGCAACACTACCCGGCCGATGAACAGCCGCTGATCAGTGCCGAGATCGTCGCCGATCTACAGCGCCAACACGGAAGCGCCGCAGCGGCTCTCGTCCAACAGCTGCGTGGCCTCGACGAGTTCGACGAACTTTGGCGCCAGCCCGGGGATATCGCGCCCGCCCGGCGCGCCCGGGTGGTGTGCCCGCACGTCGGCGTGGTCGACCTCGACCGCGAGGTGCTGACTGCCGACGGTGGGCTGCGCGTGGTGCTCTATCTGGCTCGTCCGGGCTCGGACAGCGAATCCCGGCTGGCGCTGGCGTCGGTGCTCGGGCAGCAGCGGCTCGGCTGA
- a CDS encoding helix-turn-helix transcriptional regulator, whose protein sequence is MDQRQLADFLRTRREALRPEDVGLPAGQRRRTAGLRREEVASLAVISTDYYCRMEQQRGPQPSVEVLGSLARALRLSLDERDHLFRLAGHNAPARTLVGEQVSQATMRILDRLADTPAQVMSALGDTLVQTPAARALLGDQTSFEGHARCVAYRWFTDDTSRELYPAEDHPAIGRNYVAAARMGYARDGAGSRAAEIVDDLLERSAEFSELWKLHIVGMAHENEKRLLHPKLGLLEVQCQILHDPTQLHTMLVFTAEPGTSSHAKLAALGADPQSYLRDVPVDAHA, encoded by the coding sequence ATGGATCAGCGACAGTTGGCCGACTTCCTGCGCACCCGCCGCGAAGCCCTGCGCCCCGAGGACGTCGGGCTGCCCGCCGGCCAACGCCGCCGCACGGCCGGGCTGCGCCGCGAGGAAGTGGCCTCGCTGGCGGTCATCTCGACCGACTACTACTGCCGGATGGAGCAGCAGCGCGGCCCGCAACCGTCCGTCGAGGTGCTTGGGTCGTTGGCTCGGGCGCTGCGGTTGTCGCTGGATGAACGCGACCACCTGTTCCGGCTGGCCGGGCACAACGCACCCGCCCGGACCCTCGTCGGCGAACAGGTCAGCCAGGCCACCATGCGCATCCTCGACCGGCTCGCCGACACCCCGGCACAGGTGATGTCCGCCCTCGGCGACACGCTGGTGCAGACGCCCGCCGCCCGGGCGCTGCTCGGCGACCAGACCTCCTTTGAGGGCCACGCACGCTGTGTGGCCTACCGCTGGTTCACCGACGACACCTCCCGCGAGCTCTACCCGGCCGAGGACCACCCGGCGATCGGACGCAACTACGTCGCCGCTGCCCGGATGGGCTACGCACGCGACGGCGCCGGGTCCCGGGCGGCCGAGATCGTCGACGACCTGCTGGAGCGCAGCGCCGAGTTCTCCGAGCTGTGGAAGCTGCACATCGTCGGCATGGCCCACGAGAACGAGAAGCGGCTGCTCCATCCGAAGCTCGGCCTCCTGGAGGTGCAATGCCAGATATTGCACGACCCCACCCAGCTGCACACCATGCTGGTGTTCACTGCCGAGCCCGGCACCTCCAGCCACGCCAAACTGGCCGCGCTGGGCGCCGACCCGCAGTCCTACCTGCGCGATGTCCCGGTCGACGCGCACGCCTGA
- a CDS encoding class I SAM-dependent methyltransferase, protein MRTTPTAPRREPTRDELIFLQQWLREPTRIGAVAPSSPRLAAAITVAIPADGAPVVVELGPGTGAFTGEIQRRLGGRGRHIAVEINPGFARHLRSRFPTLDVAEADAEHLPATLAARGLTTADVVVSSLPWASFGPALQRRLTDAVTTTLSPDSVFATFAYLHAQHLPQARRFRTLLGERFAEVTVGHTVWCNLPPAYVLQARRPRRP, encoded by the coding sequence ATGCGTACAACCCCGACAGCGCCGCGACGCGAACCGACCCGCGACGAACTGATCTTCCTGCAGCAGTGGCTGCGCGAACCGACCCGCATCGGGGCGGTCGCCCCCAGCTCGCCGCGCCTCGCCGCCGCCATCACCGTCGCGATCCCCGCCGACGGCGCGCCGGTCGTCGTCGAACTCGGCCCCGGCACCGGAGCCTTCACCGGCGAGATCCAGCGCCGACTCGGCGGGCGGGGCCGGCACATCGCGGTGGAGATCAACCCAGGGTTCGCGAGGCACCTGCGGAGCCGCTTCCCGACCCTCGATGTCGCCGAAGCCGACGCCGAGCACCTGCCCGCCACGCTGGCCGCCCGTGGCCTGACCACCGCCGACGTCGTGGTCAGCAGCCTGCCGTGGGCGTCGTTCGGCCCCGCACTGCAACGACGGCTGACCGACGCGGTGACCACGACACTGTCCCCGGACAGCGTGTTCGCCACGTTCGCCTACCTACACGCCCAGCACCTGCCGCAAGCGCGGCGCTTCCGCACGCTGCTGGGCGAACGATTCGCGGAGGTGACCGTCGGCCACACCGTCTGGTGCAACCTGCCGCCCGCCTACGTCCTGCAGGCGCGACGGCCGCGTCGACCATAG
- a CDS encoding DUF3159 domain-containing protein — translation MARHRLRGGLTRSRETLSALIASPQTPILQLIGGWRAVFDAVAPNLLLLVVYLATVDLVAATMSAMAMAVLMVLARAVAAQPVAPAVGGLLLVAMSALMALAGGDGGDVFLPDLIQTGVFSAIMVVSIAVRRPLIGMVLGPVVSGRRWRTDPVLLRGYDWATALMATAAAIRTVSKLPFYFADDVVGLSIADLVAGVPLAVVTTYLQIRVLRRAYAAAGATAPPLEPVPAR, via the coding sequence ATGGCACGACACAGGCTCCGGGGTGGGCTGACGCGCAGCCGCGAAACGTTGTCGGCGCTGATCGCGTCACCGCAGACGCCGATCCTTCAGCTGATCGGCGGGTGGCGGGCGGTGTTCGATGCTGTCGCGCCGAATCTGCTTCTGCTGGTGGTGTATCTGGCGACGGTCGATCTGGTGGCGGCGACGATGTCGGCGATGGCGATGGCGGTGCTGATGGTGCTGGCGCGGGCGGTGGCAGCGCAGCCGGTGGCGCCGGCCGTCGGCGGGCTGCTCCTGGTAGCGATGTCCGCGCTGATGGCGTTGGCCGGCGGCGACGGGGGAGATGTCTTCCTGCCGGATCTGATACAGACCGGTGTGTTCAGCGCGATCATGGTGGTGTCCATCGCCGTTCGGCGGCCCTTGATCGGGATGGTTCTGGGTCCGGTGGTGTCAGGGCGCCGCTGGCGGACCGATCCGGTGCTGCTGCGGGGATATGACTGGGCGACGGCCTTGATGGCCACGGCGGCGGCAATCCGCACGGTGTCGAAGCTGCCGTTCTACTTCGCCGACGACGTGGTGGGGTTGAGCATCGCCGACCTGGTCGCCGGGGTGCCGCTGGCCGTGGTCACCACGTACCTTCAGATCCGGGTGTTGCGGCGGGCCTACGCCGCAGCGGGGGCGACGGCGCCGCCGCTGGAACCCGTCCCCGCGCGGTGA
- a CDS encoding plasmid pRiA4b ORF-3 family protein, whose product MRTARLHVELREVEPAVARVIDVPATATLPELHELLQAALGWTDSHLHQFVTPKATYGMAIPGEDIWPDDEQDETGAVLAHLGTEFDYLYDFGDGWNHHVQVLGRGDPTPGCVDGHGACPPEDCGGPHGYTELLGILADPNHPEHDHMRSWVGNRLQPFDRAATDLRVRRVVGEVPHSVRLLLDLLADGVKLTPGGRLPRTVVREMHEHRLHWYPLGRPASIEDDLPPLGALHDVLRDVRLLRLRHGVLAPTRAAADDLDVVRRIRSAFEPNTFATEITERAIGMLAAHGPLTPDELAQRVHEVIGHGWQRGGQPITAQDVRTALAQKSRILVGLDLIDNADWRVWALGPSARSLLPGATMLADIWAADGA is encoded by the coding sequence GTGAGAACGGCGCGTCTACACGTGGAACTGCGTGAGGTCGAACCGGCCGTCGCCCGCGTGATCGACGTTCCCGCGACGGCGACCCTGCCGGAACTGCACGAGCTCCTGCAGGCCGCACTCGGCTGGACCGACTCGCATCTGCACCAGTTCGTCACTCCGAAGGCGACCTACGGCATGGCGATCCCCGGCGAGGACATCTGGCCCGACGACGAGCAAGACGAGACCGGCGCCGTGTTGGCCCACCTCGGTACCGAGTTCGACTACCTCTACGACTTCGGCGACGGCTGGAACCACCACGTGCAGGTGCTCGGTCGCGGCGACCCGACACCGGGTTGCGTCGACGGGCACGGCGCCTGCCCGCCCGAAGACTGCGGCGGGCCCCACGGATACACCGAATTGCTCGGCATCCTCGCCGATCCGAACCACCCCGAACACGACCATATGCGCAGCTGGGTGGGTAACCGACTGCAGCCGTTCGACCGGGCCGCCACCGATCTGCGGGTCCGCCGGGTGGTCGGCGAGGTCCCGCATAGTGTGCGGCTGCTCCTGGATCTGCTCGCCGACGGGGTGAAGCTGACCCCCGGCGGGCGACTTCCCAGAACAGTGGTCCGCGAAATGCACGAACACCGCCTGCACTGGTATCCCCTCGGCCGGCCCGCGTCCATCGAAGACGACCTGCCCCCGCTAGGGGCACTGCACGACGTGCTCCGCGACGTCAGGCTCCTGCGGCTGCGACACGGGGTGCTCGCCCCCACCCGCGCTGCCGCCGACGATCTCGACGTGGTGCGCCGCATCAGGTCAGCGTTCGAGCCGAACACCTTTGCCACCGAGATCACCGAGCGGGCCATCGGCATGCTCGCCGCGCACGGCCCGCTAACGCCCGACGAACTCGCGCAGAGGGTGCATGAGGTGATCGGGCACGGCTGGCAGCGCGGCGGACAGCCCATCACCGCGCAGGACGTACGGACGGCGCTTGCCCAGAAGTCACGGATTCTGGTGGGACTCGACCTGATCGACAACGCCGATTGGCGTGTCTGGGCTCTCGGCCCGTCGGCCCGTTCCCTGCTTCCCGGCGCCACCATGCTCGCCGACATCTGGGCCGCCGACGGTGCGTAG
- a CDS encoding SEC-C metal-binding domain-containing protein, translating into MSGATNRLERELEAARTARPRDSARYIAVLERAARMCRTDPEAVEVLDPADLHLELATEYQQLGQWEDALAAADAAVAAGLDMHPDPRCLRAEILMRAGRVAEAERIWAAVRADTPGDVWLYNTAGLEYADIGDYRTALDWLTDGLQLALRTSDPERLVDQLADLRKVCLDQLGWPTDALQDQAATFLREQAETRKARSARPEPRAPELSGGGIGAMAFAWFPAGDYEKAVTLWPEFAASANVAGPDGPVPHPQYCRTLQRVLIDYETAGMRKMVIAPVQVAPFSEWCAEHGHEPDSAGTRAEYAAHLAQAGDRPTVAWPPARNHPCWCGSGRKYKKCCAAASLDDSVER; encoded by the coding sequence ATGTCGGGTGCCACGAATCGGCTGGAGCGCGAGTTGGAGGCGGCGCGCACGGCGCGCCCGAGGGATTCGGCAAGGTACATCGCAGTGCTGGAACGCGCCGCCCGAATGTGCCGCACCGATCCGGAAGCCGTCGAAGTGCTGGACCCGGCCGACTTGCATCTGGAGTTGGCCACTGAGTACCAGCAACTGGGCCAGTGGGAGGATGCGCTGGCCGCCGCAGACGCGGCCGTCGCCGCCGGCCTGGACATGCATCCGGACCCGCGGTGTCTGCGCGCAGAGATCCTGATGCGCGCAGGCCGCGTCGCTGAAGCCGAACGGATCTGGGCGGCGGTGCGCGCCGACACTCCCGGAGATGTGTGGTTGTACAACACCGCCGGCCTCGAGTACGCCGATATCGGCGACTACCGCACCGCTCTGGACTGGCTGACCGACGGCCTGCAGCTGGCGCTGCGAACCTCCGATCCCGAGCGGCTGGTCGATCAGCTCGCCGACCTCCGCAAGGTGTGCCTGGATCAACTCGGGTGGCCGACCGACGCGCTGCAGGACCAGGCCGCGACGTTTCTTCGCGAACAGGCAGAAACCCGCAAGGCGCGCTCCGCACGCCCGGAACCTCGGGCCCCTGAACTCAGCGGAGGCGGGATCGGCGCGATGGCGTTCGCGTGGTTCCCCGCCGGCGACTACGAAAAGGCGGTCACGTTGTGGCCGGAGTTCGCCGCCAGCGCTAACGTGGCTGGACCAGATGGGCCGGTGCCGCACCCGCAGTACTGCCGGACGCTGCAGCGCGTCCTCATCGACTACGAGACCGCGGGCATGCGCAAGATGGTGATCGCCCCGGTACAGGTGGCTCCGTTCTCCGAGTGGTGTGCTGAACACGGTCACGAGCCCGATTCGGCCGGAACCCGAGCTGAGTACGCCGCCCACCTGGCGCAGGCCGGTGACCGCCCTACGGTCGCCTGGCCGCCGGCCCGCAACCACCCGTGCTGGTGCGGATCGGGACGCAAGTACAAGAAGTGCTGCGCAGCAGCCTCTCTCGACGATTCGGTGGAACGGTGA
- a CDS encoding prevent-host-death protein: MARSIPQRGLRSENTEVMDAVAGGETFIVAHDGESVAELRPTLTARKTFISRRELMRNFGRHVRIDRD, encoded by the coding sequence ATGGCGCGATCCATCCCGCAGCGCGGACTGCGCAGTGAAAATACCGAGGTCATGGATGCCGTGGCCGGAGGCGAGACGTTCATCGTCGCCCACGACGGGGAGTCGGTGGCCGAGCTGCGTCCCACTCTGACTGCCCGGAAGACCTTCATCAGTCGCCGCGAACTGATGCGCAACTTCGGCCGGCACGTCCGGATCGATCGTGACTAG
- a CDS encoding ERCC4 domain-containing protein — protein MAELLIALNPDEDSRLPYLLRVPLPAGDLVFRTSGTWPRVKALYCYPVGLHEWPTDAEIVERLPLRSCQRRGAAIDVIAQRARENRSQLVFTTARGRDAVFWQAPRTRKQARPNVRTPSARAHGIAELQILVDAHERYPYRFGTQQVSTVRRALPCGDYGVLADGELVASVERKSLADLVGSLTGGKLRYQVADLAALPRAAVVVEDRYSQLFKLDRVRPAVVADGLAELQIRWPNVAIVFCETRPLAEEWTYRFLAAAHDWASTETAALQRMSSPRIDIAPVIDTAATPEPSTAEVRSWARAAGLDVPDRGRLRPDIWQAWRDANTSG, from the coding sequence GTGGCCGAGCTGTTGATCGCACTCAACCCGGATGAGGACTCCCGGCTGCCCTACCTGCTGCGCGTTCCGCTGCCTGCTGGCGACCTCGTGTTTCGGACTTCAGGGACCTGGCCGAGGGTCAAGGCGCTGTACTGCTATCCGGTCGGGCTGCACGAGTGGCCCACCGATGCGGAGATCGTCGAACGGCTCCCGCTGCGGTCCTGTCAGCGCCGAGGTGCCGCCATCGATGTGATCGCGCAGCGAGCCAGGGAGAACCGCTCCCAACTGGTGTTCACCACCGCGCGGGGTCGCGACGCGGTGTTCTGGCAGGCGCCACGCACCCGCAAGCAGGCCCGTCCGAACGTGCGCACCCCCAGCGCCCGCGCACACGGCATCGCCGAACTGCAGATCCTCGTCGACGCGCACGAGCGCTACCCGTACCGGTTCGGCACCCAGCAGGTCTCCACCGTGCGGCGGGCGCTGCCCTGCGGTGACTACGGCGTGCTCGCCGACGGCGAATTGGTCGCCAGTGTCGAGCGCAAATCGCTGGCCGATCTGGTCGGCAGCCTCACCGGAGGCAAGCTGCGCTACCAGGTTGCCGATCTGGCCGCGCTGCCGCGCGCGGCAGTGGTGGTGGAGGACCGCTACTCTCAGCTGTTCAAGCTCGATCGTGTCCGGCCCGCGGTGGTCGCAGACGGGCTGGCGGAGCTACAGATCCGGTGGCCCAACGTGGCTATCGTGTTCTGCGAGACTCGTCCTCTCGCCGAGGAATGGACGTACCGGTTTCTTGCCGCGGCCCATGACTGGGCCAGTACTGAAACCGCTGCGCTGCAGCGTATGTCGTCACCCAGAATCGATATCGCCCCCGTGATTGACACCGCCGCAACGCCGGAACCCAGCACCGCCGAGGTTCGCTCCTGGGCACGTGCCGCGGGCCTGGACGTACCCGACCGCGGGCGGCTCCGCCCCGACATCTGGCAAGCATGGCGCGACGCCAACACCTCGGGCTGA
- a CDS encoding type II toxin-antitoxin system VapC family toxin — protein sequence MIVLDASMLIAHFEAADAHHDAATNLLAAHALEPFAASVVTLAEVYVGAARANQAERLGQLLDRLGVQSLDLPAGGARRLGELRAGTQLKMPECCVLYTAEYHGASIATFDEKLATRADELGLAVARAEGPD from the coding sequence GTGATCGTGCTGGACGCCAGCATGTTGATCGCACACTTCGAGGCGGCCGATGCGCACCATGACGCGGCGACCAATTTGCTTGCCGCGCATGCCCTGGAACCGTTTGCCGCCAGCGTCGTCACCTTGGCGGAGGTCTACGTCGGCGCCGCTCGTGCGAATCAGGCGGAACGCCTGGGGCAGCTCCTCGACCGGCTCGGCGTCCAATCCCTGGATCTTCCCGCCGGAGGCGCCCGTCGCCTCGGCGAGCTGCGCGCGGGCACCCAGCTGAAAATGCCAGAGTGCTGCGTTCTCTACACCGCCGAGTATCACGGCGCCTCGATCGCGACCTTCGACGAAAAGCTCGCTACCCGGGCGGATGAGCTCGGGCTGGCGGTAGCGCGGGCCGAAGGGCCCGATTGA